Part of the Paenibacillus sp. JNUCC32 genome is shown below.
GGACGAATCCTGAGGTTTTCTTCAGGTGTTTCTATAGCGAAGAGACCGTGCCTTTCATGATACGATTCTACTCCCCTGCTGCCTGATGCAGCGGGGGTTTTTATTTTTCCTTCATAATACAGGCCGCCAAATGAATATAGTGTGTTTAGTGAACCTGATACTGGAGGGAACGGACATGTTATTTCATTATGGAGCGAAGCTCCCGGTGCGATTACTGGAGGAAATTCGCTTTTGGAAGCATCAGGAAAGAAAACACCTCGCGCTGATCAAAGCCGTGGTACCCGATCTGGAGCCGGTCTACGTCAAGATGCTGGATCAATGGGCCGTCGTGTTCTCCGACACGGAGAAGGCGGCAGACGAACTTCTGCGCCATATTCTAAGTTATAATGCTTCTCCCACGCCTCAAATGCTGGCCCAGGTCGAGCAGCTCTTGCGCGCTTCCTGCGAGCAGTCCAGGGAGTTCATTCGCCAGCTGCACAGCTTAAAAGAGAACAGTGAAGCCGTTCAGAAAGTGCCGCTTGCCGGTACGGTCCTGCACCATGTGATTCGGGAGTCCGAATATTTCCTGAATGCTCTCGAAACACTGAACGCCGCCGGAGCGCTGGAGAGATTCATGGATGTGGATATGCCGCTGCAGTCGATGACGCTGCACGAGGCAACGTCTCCTCCGCCGTCTACTCCCGAAGCCGAGCTGTCCATTCAAGGCATGGGAGACAGCGGCGGCAAGGCTGTGCCGATTGGCGGACACCGCCTCCCTCCACTGCCTTACGCTTATAATGCGCTCGAGCCTTATATCGACGAGAAAACCATGCGAATTCACCACGACATCCATCACCAAAGCTACGTCGACGGCCTGAACAAGGCGGAGAAGAAATTGGAGGAGGCCCGAAAAAGCGGCGATTTCGAGCTCGTGAAGCATTGGGAACGCGAGCTTGCGTTCCACGGTGCCGGCCACTATCTGCATACGATCTTCTGGAACATCATGAACCCGCGGGGCGGCGGCGAACCGGGCGGAGAGCTTGCACAGCAGATCAAGAAGGATTTCGGAAGCTTCGATCGATTCAAGAAGCATTTTACCGAAGCAGCAGACAAAGTGGAAGGTGGCGGCTGGGCGATCCTCGTCTGGAGTCCGCGCAGCCATCGGCTTGAAATTTTGCAGGCCGAGAAACATCAAAATCTCTCCCAGTGGGACGTCGTCCCTCTCCTCGCCCTGGATGTATGGGAGCATGCATATTACCTTAAACATCAAAATAAACGCAAGGATTACATCAACGATTGGTGGAACGTGGTCTACTGGCCGGAAGTTGCGGAGCGTTTCAAGCATGCCAGCAAGCTGAAATGGAAACCGTTTTAATTCTCAGCCGGCATTAGCTGCTTCGGATTGGTTAATATTGGGTATGAAGTCTATAGCCCTCCTTACTTCCTTTATGGAGTTTAGGGAGGGCTTCCCTGTTCAGAGGGGTACTTGGTCATAAGCCCGGATTTGAACAGGATTATTCAAGCTACGGAGTAACCCAACCTTATTGTTAGGTCTTTTTTACCACATATCTGGTTATTTATTCGGTTGATCGCTACCATATGCTGGATTATGATATGACAGTAAGCTTGGTACGCAGCCTCAGCATTGGTCTAAGGCAACAACCGAAAGATCCGGCGTGCCTATGGGAGCAGGACATCACGACTGAAGGGATGGGTCAGTGTGAACAGTAGGTTCAAATCGCGTATTTTCATTTTTGCTTTTGTATTCATTATTCTAATTGTTGGAGGATGCCAGCCCGTGAACCATAATCAAAACGAAGCCACTGCAAACGGCAGCTCGGACGAGGTTATAACAAAGGCGAAAACCACGGCCGTTGAGTATTTTAAGGAAAAATACAATTTGGATGTAGAGATTACCAAAGAAGAGATGATGCCATCGATCGTAGCGGACAAGGTTAACCTCGAAGGGTATGTCGTGGATCATCCTGAACAAACCTTTAAAATATCCGTAGATTTCAACACAGGCGAAACGTCCAATTTCGTGATGAACCCGGAGCTTAGAAAAGCTATTAAGGGCGAGTGACGGACCTATGTTTCTCTTGCAGCAACCATAGGCTCTGAACCTGATAGATCACGTTAAGGAGGGAATATATTGAGTTCACCGCAAGTGGATGACGAGACATACCGACTCATGTCGGAAGCGGCTTACCTCGATCTGAAAAAAGAAGATACCGTTGAGGACCTGCCGGGATGGGAGGTTCTTGAGGACTATAAGAGCAACAGCATATCCGGTTTTGACGCGGTAACTTTCTACAACAAGGAAACGAACCAGGCCGTTATCGCATACCGCGGCACCGAAGCAGGCAGAGATTTATCCCATGCGCTCCCCGATTATCTGGCCGACGCGGATATTGGCATTGAAGAGATCAAAAGGAAAATTCCGGAGTTCCGGGCTCCTTGGGCCGACCATGTAGACAAAGTCAAAGAAGTGACGGGCATTAACGATGTCACGGATTGGTTCGGCGAACAATCGAGGAAAATCGATAAGAAAACGGATATCTTGGGCACCAATCAGATGTATCAAGCCGAGGATTACGCGCTGGAAATGAAGGAGAAGTACAAGGGTGTTGATTTTTCCCTTACCGGTCATTCGCTGGGCGGAGCCAACGCGCAATATGCTGCCGCTTATACCGGCATGTCGGCTGTCACCTTCAGCGCCCCGTCCGTCATCGGTAGCCTCTCCCCTGAAGCCAGAAGAAAAGCCGAGAATGGGGAATTCGATTCCCAGATCATTAATTTCGCCCATCCCGGCGACATTATTGCCAGCGGTGCGCTCGGAGGTTACGACGGTCACGTAGGCTCAACCTATTACATAGACTCCAGTTACAAGGATGCCAATGACGGGCTCAGCATCAAAGAAAAAATCGATAATACGCTGGGAGGCCCCAACTATCACCAGCTGGACCGCTATCAATTCGAGAATGGGTACATTTCGAACCGTCTGTATGACGGCGCTACCGGTAAATCCGTGGATTCGCCCAGAATCCCTTCCCACAGCGATCTCTTGTTTGGTCTTGGCGGGCCGTTGAGCAACTTGGGCTTAGGTTTGGGCGGCTCGCTGGGAGCCATGGCCGGATCGGCAGGAGGCTCCTCCGGTACCATCCAGGTTACCCCTGCCGAGCTGCGAAGCGTAGCCGAGAAATGGCGAGCGCATGCCCATCAGAGCGATGCCGAAATGCAGGGAATCCGGCAGCGTCTCTCCAAATACATGTTCTCCAGCCACAGCCGGCGTCTCCAGCCGATCGTCCAGCAGCTGGATACATCCATCATGTCGATGAGTCAGTGGCATCTGCAGCATACAACCGACATCGTGCAGTACATTAAATTTAAGGCGGATCTGTTTGAACGTACAGATAACAGCGGGTAAACATCTATTAGCAACCACCGGGAGGAATGGGGATGAGTCGAGAGATTCTGCTGGAGCTTGATGATTTGCTTCAAGCCGAACGCGAGCTGACGGGGCTGCTTGCAGCCCTTCGGTCCGACGAACAAGAAGCGCGGGTCATGTATGCCCGCCTTCAGGATTGGAAGGGACAATCGGCTAATGTGCTGAGGGATCAGATCGAAGTCTTTTTCATGGAGATGTCCCGTCGAATCCGGGAGATCGAGGAGCAAAAAAGCGCCCTCGTCCAGTATGTGCAATATATGAAACAAGTCGATGGCGCATCTTGATCTTTCCTTGCTTGTCCTGGATGATCAGATGGCTTCATATCGTCACAGGGATAACAAAAAAAGGCTTCGCCTCCGTGGGCGAAGCCTTTTTGATATCATGAAGATCCAGCTTAGTCTTTAATCAAGGACAGAAACTCCGAGCGCTGCGCGGAATCGCTCTGGAACGTACCGCGTACAGCCGACGTTACCGTCTTGCTGCCCGGCTTCTTCACGCCGCGCGCGCACATGCACAGATGCTCGCCTTCCACCACGACCATAACGCCGTTAGGCTGCAGCGCCTCCACCATGATATCGGCGATTTGCGAAGTGATGCGCTCCTGCACCTGAAGACGGCGCGTAACCGCCTCTACCAAGCGTGCCAGCTTGCTCAAGCCGGCGATTTTGCCGCTCGGGACATATCCGATATGGACTTTGCCGAAGAACGGCGCCATATGGTGCTCGCACTGGCTGTAGTATACGATATCCTTCACGATGACCAGTTCCTCGTGATTCTCGTCGAAGGTAACCCCGAGAACGTCCTTGGGATCGACTTCATACCCCGCAAAGATCTCTTCGTACATCCGCGTCACGCGGGCCGGTGTCTCAAGCAGACCCTCACGCTTGGGATCTTCACCGATCAGCTTCAATATTTGCTCTACATGGTACTCGATCTGCTCCCGGTTTTGGCCTACTTTATGGTTCACATAGTCCTTTACGCCCGCCACAGTACAATCCCCCTTTCCGTTCCAAAAAAAAGCAAACGGTTAACTTATAGCCGCTGTTAGCGGTCTTTTTAAATAGAAATGCCCCTCCGTCGTTCCATTTAGACGGGAGCGGGCTTTCTTGCATTATGATTTGCGTTTGCGGCCTTGCCCTTTGCCCGGCATAGGCTGATTTTTCATCATTTGCTGTGCTCGCTGCATCTGCTTGCTGTTCATGTTATACCCCATTTGTTTTGCCATCTTCTGCAGCATTTGCGGATCGTTCTGCATCTTCTCCAATTGCTTGCGCAGATAGAATACGCCGATGAAGAATCCGCCGACCAGACCCACGATCAATGTAATAATCGGAATGACAATATCCATCACTTGACCACCTTCTACTAATATCTGCCATTTAATGGCGTATACACGAACCTATCATAGCATGTCCTTTTCGTCACAGCAAATGAAAATAACGGATGTTCGGCAGCAGGCAGTTCCGATGATTACGCCTTGGTCAACTACGACCCTTTACGGTCCGGCATGGCTCCTTCGATCGTCAACAAGGTGCGTTTGATTTCCGGGCCGCCGGCATAGCCGATCAACGCTCCGTCGGCCCCTACCACCCGATGGCACGGCACGATGATCGGAACGGGGTTCTTATTGTTCGCTCCGCCCACGGCTCGAACCGCTTTCGGACGCCCGATGGATTCGGCTACATCCTTATAGGAGCAAACCGTTCCATAGGGAATGGATTTCAGCGCTTCCCATACCTGCAGTTGGAATGAGGTTCCGCGCATGTCCAGCTGTACGTCGAAGGCCTTCAGTTCTCCGGCAAAGTACTGCTTCAACTGCGTGATCGCAGGGGCTAGTCTGGCCTCGTCCCGTTGGTAGCCGCCGTTGCCGGCCCAAGTCCGCGACCACTGCTGGATGACCGCTTCCTTCACATAGAAGCTGCCGAATTCAATGAGACAAAGGCCCTTCTCCGTGGCGCAGACCGTCAACGGTCCGATCGGAGATTGAACTTCATCATAATACAGCAGTTCCGGTCCTCCTTCAGGGATGGCCATCGGCTCGACCCCCTGAATGACAGGACCCTCCTGCTCCGGATTGCCCCCATTAGAGGAACCCGAACCCCCGGCGGATGAAACTTCGGCCGCGGCTTGCGCTTCGGCAGGTGCTTCATTTCCAGCCGGTTCAGGCTTTAGCTTATTCAAGGCTTGCTGCAGCATATCTCGTACTCGGGAATCCCCTTCTGATTTCATGCTTTTCTCTAAGTTGTTCAACGCTTCTTCGCCTCCAATACGGCCCAGAGCCCATGCAGCGGTTCCCCGCAGCTCCGGGCGCGGGTCCTTCAGCAGTACTTCGCTCAGCTTCGGTACGGCTGAAATATCTTTAAAATTGCCGAGCGCGATGACGGCATTGCGCTGAATCGGCTTACGGCCGCGCCAAGCGGCGGACGTATCTCCGAAGGCCTCCTTGAATTCCCGGTTGCTCATATCCAGAATGGGCAGGAGCAGCGGCTTGGCTTTTTCAGGATCGGGCTTGAAGTCCTCTTGATGAGTCCAGCTCTTGCCCCGGTTCTTCGGACAAACAATTTGACAGGTATCGCATCCATACAGCCGGTTGCCGATCTTGCGCATGGCCTCTTCGTCCAGAAATCCTTTGGTCTGGGTCAGAAAAGAAACGCAGCGCTGGGCATTCAGCTGCCCGGGACCGACAAGGGCGCCGGTTGGGCATGCATCGATGCATTTGGTGCACTCCCCGCAATCCTCGGTTACCGGCGAATCCGGCGGAAACGGGATATTGGTTACCATTTCGCCAAGGAATATCCAGGAACCGAACTTCGGAGAGATGATGGAGCAGTTCTTGGCACTGAAACCGATGCCGGCCCGCTGCGAGACGGCCCGGTCGACAAGCGCGCCGGTATCCACCATGCTTTCAAGCTTTGCATCCGGCACGCGTTCCTTGATGTATGCCTCCAGGCGGCTCATCGCCTCACGGAGCACATGGTGATAATCCCTTCCCCAAGCGGATCGCGCCATGATGCCCCTGTACTTGCCAGGCTCCGATTTCGGCGGGTTCTCCATCTTGGAGTGGTACGTTATCGCGATGGCGATCAGGGACTTCGGCTCGGTGCCGGGGAGTGCGGGAGTCACCCGCTTATCCAGATCCGGCTCCTCGAACCCGGACTCATATCCCTTATCCCGATGGGATTGCAAAATCCCCTTCAGGGATTGGAACGGCTCCGCCGAGGCGAAGCCGATATCATCAATGCCGAGCTCGGGTGCAACGGCTTTTAGCTCCTGCTTGAGCTCCTCCCATACCGAAGGCGGAGGAGCGTACGAGCCGAGTGTGTAGGTCATTCTCCAGCGCCTCCTTTTCTGGGATGATGTTCTGTCTTAAGCTACAGCTTTTTGATCTCGGACAACGGCCAGAAAATAAATTCGGCCCTGCCCACGATGTCGCTTTCCTTCACGCTGCCGAACATGCGACTGTCCTTGCTCTTTCCGAGGTGGCGGTTATCCCCCATAACAAAATACCTTCCCGCTTCCAGGGTAACGGGCTCAAAGCCAGGATCCTCGATCGGGACATCGGTATACCCTTCCTCTTGGGCCACGCCGTTCACGTACAGCTTCTGATCCTTTACCTCAATGGTATCCCCGGGTACGCCGACGACGCGCTTAACAAGAAACTCCTTCTTGTCCGGTCCGTCGCTCGGATCCTTAAGCACAATGACGTCGCCGTGGCTCGGTTCCGAAAAGCGATAGACCACTTTATTAATAAAGAGCCGCTCCGATGCCACCAGCGTCGGCTGCATGGATTCGCCCTTAACCATAGACAGGTTAAACACAAACATATTTAGAAGCACCATAATAACAAATGCAATCGCAATCGTCTTTACCCAATCCCACAGCTCGGCGGCCCAGCCGTTCTTCTTGGCCGGTTGATTCTGAGGCCCGTTGTTCTCGCCATGCTCAGTTGAATCCGGAGGAATCACTTGTCCCATGCTACACCTACTTTACTTCGATTTCACCTTCGAGCATCGAGGGCGGCACCTTCAAAAACAGGTACATTAATAGAAAAGCATATCTCCCACCCATTTGCAACGGCTGAAAGATATGCTTCATATCGAAAAAATGTCGTTTCTTATCTCTGTCGAAGCTTAAGGCCGCCGTTTTGCGCTGCTCGTATGTACCGCTGTAGTCGCTGCAACTATTGACCAAGGATACTGAGCTTCTGGAACGACCGCAGGATTTGGCTGGCACCGTATCCCATGGCTTCATAAAATGGCATGGCTGCGGCGTTGTGCTCATCTCCGGCTACCATGATCCGACTGACTTTCCGTGATTGAAAACGCTGTTCCATCGCTGATATCAAGGCTTTGCCAATCCCTTTTCTGCGATAGTCGGGATGAATGGCGATGCGGTAATAACAACCATGATTGCGTTCGATCGTACCGATTAAGGCACCAACGATTTCACCGTTTTCTTCTGCCACCATAATCAGATCGGAGTCCCAAGCGAGCTGCCTGGAGAAAGGCTCCATCGTGTTTTCGTAGCATTCTTCCGACAAAGCAATCTGTAATAGCTCGGTTACGGGGTTACAGTCACTCAACTGAAAGGAACGAACATGCATTTCAAAATCTCCCTTTTCGTTAGCATGATGCGGTTTACCCGGTTTACAAAGATCTAGTATTCCGTTAACGCAAACCTGACATTTAAGTTTACTACAAAAAACCCGAAAATCCTGTTTCCTTGTCCATTAAACCACATCTTTCTCGTAAATTCACGAGTTTTCTTCTGAAAGCGCTTTATATGAAGCGTTTTCATTATTTTTGATGGATAAAATTCCATATTTTTGTTGAATAAACGATTCGTTTCCTGCCGTTAAACCATTAGCTCATGGTAAAAATTGCTCCATTAATTACCAATGAGTTTACATCATTGTCTCCATGTATTTTTGAAATCACCGGGCTACCTTTCCTGTGGCGATACATGCTGTAATGAAGGAACTTGATGAAAAAAAACAGCGCCCCCCGGCCATGTGCCTTTGGAGGAACGCTGCTTTCGTACATCCATGTTTACTGGAGAACGACGGTATCTCCCGCTTTCAGCCCTGACAAAACCTCGATTTTATCAAGCGTCTGCATTCCCGTCTCAATATCCTGCCGCTCGATCTGGCCGCCTCCCTTGTCCACCATGACATAAGAGCTATCTCCCTCCGTCATGACGGCCAACTTGGGAACCACCACCGCCTTGTTCTTCCGTTTGGTCACGATCTCTCCGTTCAGCGTCAATCCGCCGATCAAGCGATCATTCTTCGGCAGCGAGATGATGACCTTGAACTGCGGCGTCTGGGACGTCTGTTTCTCCTGAGCCGTCGCCTCGGCGAATTTGCCCACTTCCAGCACCTTGCCCTTTAGCTTCAAATCCTTGATGGACGGCAGCTTGACCTCTACCGCCATGCCCGGCTGAATGCTGAAGATGTCGTTTTCCCCGACGTATGCCACTAACCGCAGGGAATCCAGGTCGACGATTTTGCCGATATACTGGTTGGCCGTCACCGATTGCGGCCGCTGCTGGGTCGGGTCGAACAGGAACAGGCCTGCTGCCGGAGATACGTATGTCGATTGCCTCAGCCTGTCGTTCAAATCGGCAAGCGTCTGACGTTCGATATCGTTGTTCACCTCGTCCAGCTGACTGCTCAGCCGCGCATTTTCCTGGTCTGCCAGCATTTTCAGGCGCTCCGCCTCCGTTGCGCCTA
Proteins encoded:
- a CDS encoding efflux RND transporter periplasmic adaptor subunit; the protein is MIKKIIKWTVIAAVLGLVGYWGYGQVKPKEPEIPMMEEPQVISFPVTEETILSTVQVKGTSEYGKETNVYAPFEAKVESWNVENGQQIKKGDALFKLEQKAIRQQLQQKEAELQKRKLEQELKEFTLNQDLDNAPVGATEAERLKMLADQENARLSSQLDEVNNDIERQTLADLNDRLRQSTYVSPAAGLFLFDPTQQRPQSVTANQYIGKIVDLDSLRLVAYVGENDIFSIQPGMAVEVKLPSIKDLKLKGKVLEVGKFAEATAQEKQTSQTPQFKVIISLPKNDRLIGGLTLNGEIVTKRKNKAVVVPKLAVMTEGDSSYVMVDKGGGQIERQDIETGMQTLDKIEVLSGLKAGDTVVLQ
- a CDS encoding lipase family protein, which produces MSSPQVDDETYRLMSEAAYLDLKKEDTVEDLPGWEVLEDYKSNSISGFDAVTFYNKETNQAVIAYRGTEAGRDLSHALPDYLADADIGIEEIKRKIPEFRAPWADHVDKVKEVTGINDVTDWFGEQSRKIDKKTDILGTNQMYQAEDYALEMKEKYKGVDFSLTGHSLGGANAQYAAAYTGMSAVTFSAPSVIGSLSPEARRKAENGEFDSQIINFAHPGDIIASGALGGYDGHVGSTYYIDSSYKDANDGLSIKEKIDNTLGGPNYHQLDRYQFENGYISNRLYDGATGKSVDSPRIPSHSDLLFGLGGPLSNLGLGLGGSLGAMAGSAGGSSGTIQVTPAELRSVAEKWRAHAHQSDAEMQGIRQRLSKYMFSSHSRRLQPIVQQLDTSIMSMSQWHLQHTTDIVQYIKFKADLFERTDNSG
- the queG gene encoding tRNA epoxyqueuosine(34) reductase QueG, which translates into the protein MTYTLGSYAPPPSVWEELKQELKAVAPELGIDDIGFASAEPFQSLKGILQSHRDKGYESGFEEPDLDKRVTPALPGTEPKSLIAIAITYHSKMENPPKSEPGKYRGIMARSAWGRDYHHVLREAMSRLEAYIKERVPDAKLESMVDTGALVDRAVSQRAGIGFSAKNCSIISPKFGSWIFLGEMVTNIPFPPDSPVTEDCGECTKCIDACPTGALVGPGQLNAQRCVSFLTQTKGFLDEEAMRKIGNRLYGCDTCQIVCPKNRGKSWTHQEDFKPDPEKAKPLLLPILDMSNREFKEAFGDTSAAWRGRKPIQRNAVIALGNFKDISAVPKLSEVLLKDPRPELRGTAAWALGRIGGEEALNNLEKSMKSEGDSRVRDMLQQALNKLKPEPAGNEAPAEAQAAAEVSSAGGSGSSNGGNPEQEGPVIQGVEPMAIPEGGPELLYYDEVQSPIGPLTVCATEKGLCLIEFGSFYVKEAVIQQWSRTWAGNGGYQRDEARLAPAITQLKQYFAGELKAFDVQLDMRGTSFQLQVWEALKSIPYGTVCSYKDVAESIGRPKAVRAVGGANNKNPVPIIVPCHRVVGADGALIGYAGGPEIKRTLLTIEGAMPDRKGS
- a CDS encoding YneF family protein, translated to MDIVIPIITLIVGLVGGFFIGVFYLRKQLEKMQNDPQMLQKMAKQMGYNMNSKQMQRAQQMMKNQPMPGKGQGRKRKS
- a CDS encoding GNAT family N-acetyltransferase, translating into MHVRSFQLSDCNPVTELLQIALSEECYENTMEPFSRQLAWDSDLIMVAEENGEIVGALIGTIERNHGCYYRIAIHPDYRRKGIGKALISAMEQRFQSRKVSRIMVAGDEHNAAAMPFYEAMGYGASQILRSFQKLSILGQ
- a CDS encoding Fe-Mn family superoxide dismutase encodes the protein MLFHYGAKLPVRLLEEIRFWKHQERKHLALIKAVVPDLEPVYVKMLDQWAVVFSDTEKAADELLRHILSYNASPTPQMLAQVEQLLRASCEQSREFIRQLHSLKENSEAVQKVPLAGTVLHHVIRESEYFLNALETLNAAGALERFMDVDMPLQSMTLHEATSPPPSTPEAELSIQGMGDSGGKAVPIGGHRLPPLPYAYNALEPYIDEKTMRIHHDIHHQSYVDGLNKAEKKLEEARKSGDFELVKHWERELAFHGAGHYLHTIFWNIMNPRGGGEPGGELAQQIKKDFGSFDRFKKHFTEAADKVEGGGWAILVWSPRSHRLEILQAEKHQNLSQWDVVPLLALDVWEHAYYLKHQNKRKDYINDWWNVVYWPEVAERFKHASKLKWKPF
- the lepB gene encoding signal peptidase I, coding for MGQVIPPDSTEHGENNGPQNQPAKKNGWAAELWDWVKTIAIAFVIMVLLNMFVFNLSMVKGESMQPTLVASERLFINKVVYRFSEPSHGDVIVLKDPSDGPDKKEFLVKRVVGVPGDTIEVKDQKLYVNGVAQEEGYTDVPIEDPGFEPVTLEAGRYFVMGDNRHLGKSKDSRMFGSVKESDIVGRAEFIFWPLSEIKKL
- the folE gene encoding GTP cyclohydrolase I FolE, giving the protein MAGVKDYVNHKVGQNREQIEYHVEQILKLIGEDPKREGLLETPARVTRMYEEIFAGYEVDPKDVLGVTFDENHEELVIVKDIVYYSQCEHHMAPFFGKVHIGYVPSGKIAGLSKLARLVEAVTRRLQVQERITSQIADIMVEALQPNGVMVVVEGEHLCMCARGVKKPGSKTVTSAVRGTFQSDSAQRSEFLSLIKD